In Nonomuraea muscovyensis, one genomic interval encodes:
- a CDS encoding RrF2 family transcriptional regulator, whose amino-acid sequence MRLSARVDYALRAAAELAAAGVGPTTVGELAKEQDMPPKYLENILLQMRRAGLVRGQRGPEGGYVLARPAGEISLADVIRAVDGPLANVRGERPEHVGYRGPAESLQQVWIALRATERAILEEVTLEQVASGELPERVRQLAADPAAWD is encoded by the coding sequence ATGCGCCTTTCCGCTCGTGTCGACTACGCCCTCCGTGCCGCCGCCGAACTCGCCGCAGCAGGTGTCGGCCCGACCACCGTGGGCGAGCTCGCCAAGGAGCAGGACATGCCGCCCAAGTACCTCGAGAACATCCTGCTGCAGATGCGCCGCGCCGGCCTCGTGCGCGGCCAGCGGGGCCCCGAGGGGGGCTACGTGCTCGCCAGGCCGGCCGGCGAGATCTCCCTGGCAGACGTGATCAGGGCCGTCGACGGACCGCTGGCCAACGTCCGCGGCGAGCGCCCCGAGCACGTCGGTTATCGCGGCCCGGCCGAGTCACTGCAGCAGGTGTGGATCGCGTTGCGGGCCACCGAGCGGGCCATCCTGGAGGAGGTCACGCTGGAGCAGGTCGCGAGCGGCGAGCTGCCTGAGCGCGTCCGCCAGCTCGCCGCCGACCCCGCCGCGTGGGACTGA